In Aliarcobacter faecis, a genomic segment contains:
- a CDS encoding CbiM family transporter, translating to MHISDGILSLEVAIVSSIVAFSFFIYSFKNLSNEKIALASAFSALFFVTSFIHIPFGPTQIHLMLIGFIGMFLGSVAIFSISLALILQALLLGFGGLSSIGANILVMGVSSYLVFLLFKLEIFKRLNEKIKFFLIGFSGVFISSFILFFLLIFSKEEYKKVAYSILIVNIPTMILEGLVTLFLFLYIKKTMPNLLKESNI from the coding sequence ATGCATATAAGTGATGGTATTTTAAGTCTTGAAGTAGCAATAGTTAGCTCTATTGTTGCTTTTAGCTTTTTTATTTACTCTTTTAAAAACCTTTCAAATGAAAAAATAGCATTAGCTTCTGCTTTTAGTGCTCTATTTTTTGTAACTTCTTTTATTCATATTCCTTTTGGACCAACTCAAATTCATTTAATGCTAATAGGATTTATAGGGATGTTTTTAGGAAGTGTTGCGATATTTTCTATATCTTTAGCTTTAATTTTACAAGCTTTACTATTGGGATTTGGAGGGCTTAGCTCTATTGGAGCAAATATTTTAGTTATGGGAGTTAGTTCATATTTGGTATTTTTACTATTTAAGTTAGAGATTTTTAAAAGATTAAATGAGAAAATAAAGTTTTTTTTAATTGGTTTTAGTGGAGTATTTATCTCTAGTTTTATTCTATTTTTTCTTCTGATTTTTTCAAAAGAGGAGTATAAAAAAGTTGCTTACTCAATTTTAATAGTAAATATTCCAACAATGATTTTAGAAGGTTTAGTAACTCTTTTTCTATTTTTATATATCAAAAAAACTATGCCAAATTTACTAAAGGAATCAAATATATGA
- a CDS encoding TFIIB-type zinc ribbon-containing protein has protein sequence MKCPVCKNVDLIMSERQGVEIDYCPSCRGVWLDRGELDKIIEKSSSYQANNQSNYSKNEDRNSYNKYNNHQQYNSYDNRQQQTPYKKKKEGFLSEIFDFDF, from the coding sequence ATGAAATGTCCAGTATGTAAAAATGTAGATTTAATAATGAGTGAAAGACAAGGTGTTGAGATTGATTATTGCCCATCTTGTAGAGGAGTTTGGCTTGATAGAGGAGAGTTGGATAAAATTATAGAAAAAAGCTCAAGTTATCAAGCAAATAATCAATCAAACTACTCTAAAAATGAAGATAGAAATTCATACAATAAGTACAATAATCATCAACAATATAACTCTTATGATAATAGACAACAGCAAACTCCTTATAAAAAGAAAAAAGAGGGATTTTTATCTGAAATTTTTGATTTTGATTTCTAA
- a CDS encoding NAD(P)-dependent oxidoreductase, with translation MKRIAFIGVGVMGRYMVSNLLKKGFEVSIYARNRQKVEEVIKEGAIFCESIKECVENKDAVITIVGYPKDVEEVYFSSDGIINSASKGTYLIDMTTTTPSLSIKIHKIAKQKGLKALDAPVSGGDIGAKNTTLSIMVGGEQEDFNSCKTIFESLGTTIVYEGVAGSGQHTKMANQIAIAGVMAGVSEAIAYGKKVGLDLPTMLKSISNGAAQSFHLTNNAPKMLKREFEAGFYIKHMIKDLKIASQEVPNLKVLNDVLEMYETLEKNGDGDLGTQAICKYYE, from the coding sequence ATGAAAAGAATAGCTTTTATTGGTGTTGGGGTTATGGGAAGATATATGGTTTCAAATCTTTTAAAAAAAGGTTTTGAAGTAAGTATCTATGCACGAAACAGACAAAAAGTAGAAGAAGTTATAAAAGAGGGTGCTATTTTTTGTGAATCTATAAAAGAGTGTGTAGAAAATAAAGATGCAGTTATCACAATAGTTGGTTATCCAAAAGATGTAGAAGAGGTATATTTCTCGTCAGATGGTATTATAAATAGTGCTTCAAAAGGTACATATTTGATAGATATGACAACTACCACTCCAAGTTTATCTATAAAAATCCACAAAATTGCAAAACAAAAAGGATTAAAAGCTTTAGATGCACCAGTTTCAGGTGGAGATATTGGAGCAAAAAATACAACTTTATCTATAATGGTTGGAGGAGAGCAAGAAGATTTTAACTCTTGTAAAACTATTTTTGAAAGTTTAGGAACAACTATTGTTTATGAAGGAGTTGCTGGAAGTGGACAACATACAAAAATGGCAAATCAAATAGCAATAGCAGGAGTTATGGCAGGAGTTAGTGAAGCAATAGCTTATGGTAAAAAAGTAGGGCTTGATTTACCTACTATGCTAAAAAGTATAAGTAATGGTGCAGCACAAAGTTTTCATCTTACAAACAATGCTCCTAAAATGCTAAAAAGAGAGTTTGAAGCAGGTTTTTATATAAAACATATGATAAAAGATTTAAAAATTGCTTCCCAAGAAGTTCCAAATCTAAAAGTATTAAATGATGTTTTAGAGATGTATGAAACTTTGGAAAAAAATGGCGATGGTGATTTAGGAACTCAAGCTATTTGCAAATATTATGAATAA
- the hypA gene encoding hydrogenase/urease nickel incorporation protein HypA produces MHEYSIVQSLLESCEEQARQNEANKITKVVVKIGVLSGVEPDLLQTAFDTFKEQTICHDAEFIINLQEIEILCNDCNIKSTLQKHEFSCPNCQSINLKVTDGEDMYLMSLEMD; encoded by the coding sequence ATGCATGAATACTCGATTGTTCAATCATTATTAGAAAGTTGTGAAGAACAAGCCCGTCAAAATGAAGCTAATAAAATTACAAAAGTAGTTGTAAAAATAGGAGTTTTAAGTGGAGTTGAGCCTGATTTACTTCAAACGGCTTTTGATACTTTTAAAGAACAAACCATTTGCCATGATGCAGAATTTATTATAAATCTTCAAGAAATAGAGATTTTATGTAATGATTGTAATATTAAATCAACTTTACAAAAGCATGAGTTCTCTTGTCCAAACTGTCAAAGTATAAATTTAAAAGTAACCGATGGAGAAGATATGTATTTGATGAGTTTAGAGATGGATTAA
- the hypF gene encoding carbamoyltransferase HypF, producing MISKKISVLGTVQGVGFRPYIYNLAIKYNIKGWVKNDENGVEIEAYSTKENIQNFIDEIKSNPPILAKITDLKIENKNRKEYKDFQIIQSSSSKNKTTTISPDMAICQDCIDDIFDENNFRFSYSLTNCTNCGPRYSIIETIPYDRVNTSLKEFPLCKNCQKEFTNPTNRRYHAQAISCEECGPTTFLYDIKQNPIATKIDAINLASQYINDGKILAIKSMGGFHIVCDALNNEAIKRLREFKKRATKPFVVMFRDIKTLKDYALLDIFEERILTSKERPIVLLDKKENENLSNFVAANIKKIGCFLPNSALHYLLFKTLFKPIIATSANLKGEPIITTKEDIFSKLYGLIDFVLDYNRDIVNSCDDSILQVANNKIIKLRNSRGYAPNSLKIDGRFDKKILSLGANQKSTFSIAFDNKIITAPYLGDLDSISSIENYKKTIENFLSFYDFSPEIIVCDKHPKYESTKFAFELLNKYPNLKLVQLQHHYAHILGVMAEYSLKEEVLAFVFDGTGYGDDANIWGGEVFIANSKEYKRAYHLKYFKLLGGELAIKEPKRVALSLLFDNFTLEEVLNLDLACLKSFEKSQIKLLYNLWQKGLNAPLTSSFGRVFDAISSLSDILHIQEYEGQTGLYIENLYDENIKDSFSYKIIDELIDFSAMIKEIVKEKDRKIIASKFINTVANIVFDISNNHKEMPIILCGGVFQNKTLVEILLKEFQKTNKKIYLGEKYSPNDESISLGQVYFQLQN from the coding sequence ATGATAAGTAAAAAAATATCTGTTTTAGGAACAGTTCAAGGGGTGGGGTTTCGTCCATATATTTATAATTTAGCTATTAAATATAATATAAAAGGTTGGGTTAAAAATGATGAAAATGGAGTAGAAATAGAAGCTTACTCCACAAAAGAGAATATCCAAAATTTTATAGATGAAATCAAATCAAATCCACCAATTTTAGCAAAAATAACTGATTTAAAAATAGAAAATAAAAATAGAAAAGAGTATAAAGATTTTCAAATTATACAAAGTTCTAGTTCTAAAAACAAAACTACAACTATCTCTCCTGATATGGCAATTTGCCAAGATTGTATAGATGATATTTTTGATGAAAATAATTTTAGATTTTCTTACTCTTTGACAAATTGTACAAATTGTGGACCTAGATACTCTATTATAGAAACTATTCCTTATGATAGAGTTAATACCTCTTTAAAAGAGTTTCCACTTTGTAAAAATTGTCAAAAAGAGTTTACAAACCCAACAAATAGAAGATACCATGCTCAAGCAATATCATGTGAAGAGTGTGGACCAACAACTTTTTTATATGATATAAAACAAAATCCAATTGCTACAAAAATAGATGCTATAAATTTAGCTTCACAATATATAAATGATGGAAAAATATTGGCAATAAAAAGTATGGGAGGTTTTCATATAGTTTGTGATGCTTTAAACAATGAAGCTATAAAAAGATTAAGAGAGTTTAAAAAAAGAGCTACAAAACCTTTTGTAGTTATGTTTAGAGATATAAAAACATTGAAAGATTATGCTTTATTAGATATTTTTGAAGAGAGAATTTTAACTTCAAAGGAAAGACCAATAGTTTTATTGGATAAGAAAGAAAATGAAAATTTATCAAATTTTGTTGCAGCAAATATCAAAAAGATTGGCTGTTTTTTACCAAATAGTGCTTTACACTATTTGCTATTTAAAACTTTGTTTAAACCAATTATCGCAACAAGTGCCAATTTAAAGGGAGAGCCAATAATTACAACAAAAGAGGATATTTTCTCAAAATTGTATGGTTTAATAGATTTTGTGCTTGATTATAATAGAGATATAGTAAATAGTTGTGATGATTCAATCCTACAAGTAGCAAATAATAAGATTATAAAACTTCGAAATAGTAGAGGATATGCTCCAAATAGTTTAAAAATAGATGGAAGATTTGATAAAAAGATTTTAAGTTTAGGGGCAAATCAAAAATCAACTTTTAGTATAGCTTTTGATAATAAGATTATTACAGCTCCATATTTAGGAGATTTAGACTCTATCTCTTCAATAGAAAACTATAAAAAAACAATAGAAAATTTTCTCTCTTTTTATGATTTTTCGCCTGAAATTATAGTTTGTGATAAACACCCAAAATATGAGAGTACGAAGTTTGCTTTTGAACTTTTAAATAAATATCCAAATCTAAAGTTAGTGCAATTACAACATCACTATGCACATATTTTGGGAGTAATGGCTGAGTATTCATTAAAAGAGGAGGTTTTAGCTTTTGTTTTTGATGGAACAGGCTATGGAGATGATGCAAATATTTGGGGAGGAGAGGTATTTATTGCAAACTCTAAAGAGTACAAAAGAGCTTATCATCTAAAATATTTTAAACTTTTAGGAGGAGAATTAGCTATAAAAGAGCCAAAAAGAGTTGCTTTATCCTTACTATTTGATAATTTTACACTAGAAGAGGTTTTAAATTTAGATTTAGCTTGTCTGAAATCTTTTGAGAAATCACAAATAAAGCTTTTATATAATCTTTGGCAAAAAGGTTTAAATGCTCCATTAACTAGCTCTTTTGGAAGAGTTTTTGATGCTATTTCTTCTTTATCAGATATTTTACATATACAAGAGTATGAGGGGCAAACAGGGCTTTATATTGAAAATTTATATGATGAAAATATCAAAGATAGTTTCTCTTATAAAATTATTGATGAGCTTATTGATTTTTCAGCAATGATTAAAGAAATTGTAAAAGAAAAAGATAGAAAAATAATCGCTTCAAAATTTATAAATACAGTTGCAAATATAGTTTTTGATATTTCAAATAATCATAAAGAAATGCCGATAATTCTATGTGGTGGAGTTTTTCAAAACAAAACTTTGGTAGAAATTTTGCTAAAAGAGTTTCAAAAAACAAATAAAAAAATATATCTAGGAGAAAAATATAGTCCAAATGATGAATCTATAAGTTTAGGTCAAGTATATTTCCAATTACAAAATTAA
- the hypB gene encoding hydrogenase nickel incorporation protein HypB, which translates to MCKDCGCTIAGMEHHHHEHSHDHDHHNHGHHHHHETTTFKTVNDNLKNNPLLNDSKTISVIQKILDKNDHEASHNRSHFDSHKVLGINLMSSPGSGKTTLLEKLADICSFKFAVIEGDLETSKDADRLKAKGINAVQIQTGSACHLDAFMVHKALHNIDLKEIDVCFVENVGNLVCPASYDVGTHLNIVLVSIPEGEDKIAKYPVMFRSADLVLFTKTDLLPYFEYDLEKEKLSLRKLKPNVDILEVSTKDKDSLQAVVDWINFKRKMR; encoded by the coding sequence ATGTGTAAAGATTGCGGATGTACAATAGCAGGAATGGAACACCACCATCATGAACACTCACATGACCACGATCATCACAATCATGGACATCACCATCATCATGAGACAACTACTTTTAAAACAGTAAATGATAATTTAAAAAACAATCCTTTGTTAAATGATTCAAAAACAATCTCGGTTATTCAAAAAATCTTAGATAAAAATGACCATGAAGCCTCTCACAATAGAAGCCATTTTGACTCTCATAAGGTTTTAGGAATAAATCTAATGTCAAGCCCAGGAAGTGGAAAAACTACTCTTTTAGAAAAATTAGCAGATATTTGTAGTTTTAAATTTGCTGTTATTGAGGGTGATTTAGAGACTTCAAAAGATGCTGATAGATTAAAAGCAAAAGGGATAAATGCAGTTCAGATTCAAACAGGAAGTGCCTGTCATTTGGATGCTTTTATGGTACATAAAGCTTTACATAATATAGATTTAAAAGAGATTGATGTCTGTTTTGTGGAAAATGTTGGAAATTTAGTTTGCCCAGCCTCTTATGATGTAGGAACTCATTTAAATATTGTACTTGTTTCAATTCCTGAAGGGGAAGATAAAATTGCAAAATATCCAGTTATGTTTAGAAGTGCTGATTTAGTACTTTTTACTAAAACCGATTTGTTGCCATATTTTGAATATGATTTAGAAAAAGAGAAACTATCTTTGAGAAAATTAAAACCAAATGTTGATATTTTGGAAGTTTCTACAAAAGATAAAGATTCCCTTCAAGCTGTTGTAGATTGGATAAATTTTAAAAGAAAAATGAGATAA
- a CDS encoding DUF4198 domain-containing protein: MKKTLFTLCCTAILANAHFLTLLPSSDNIEDKKEANLKIDTMFIHPFEQTGMNMEKPIGIYVNDTKTSLNLVETKKFNEKAWSASYEIKKPGVYKFFVQPQPYFEASEELFISHVPKVIVSAFGVEDGWDEPIGLKYEIVPLTKPFAIYSNNIFQGKVLKDGKPASDVEVEVELYNEFGLKAATSSHITQSVKTDSNGVFSFVMNHKGWWGFAALIEDGEKELNGKKYPIENGALLWLKAY; the protein is encoded by the coding sequence ATGAAGAAAACGCTTTTTACCTTATGTTGTACAGCAATTTTAGCAAATGCACACTTTTTAACACTACTTCCAAGTAGCGATAATATTGAAGATAAAAAAGAGGCAAATTTAAAAATAGATACTATGTTTATTCATCCTTTTGAACAAACTGGAATGAATATGGAAAAACCAATAGGTATTTATGTAAATGACACAAAAACATCATTAAACTTAGTTGAAACAAAAAAGTTTAATGAAAAAGCTTGGAGTGCAAGTTATGAGATAAAAAAACCTGGAGTTTATAAGTTTTTTGTCCAACCACAACCATATTTTGAAGCTAGCGAAGAGCTATTTATAAGTCATGTTCCAAAAGTAATAGTTAGTGCTTTTGGAGTTGAAGATGGTTGGGATGAGCCAATTGGCTTAAAATATGAGATTGTGCCACTTACTAAACCATTTGCTATTTACTCAAATAATATCTTTCAAGGAAAAGTTTTAAAAGATGGAAAACCTGCAAGTGATGTTGAAGTAGAAGTTGAACTATATAATGAGTTTGGTTTAAAAGCAGCTACTAGCTCACATATTACTCAAAGTGTAAAAACTGATTCAAATGGAGTTTTCTCTTTTGTTATGAACCATAAAGGTTGGTGGGGATTTGCTGCATTAATTGAAGATGGTGAAAAAGAGCTAAATGGTAAAAAATATCCTATTGAAAATGGTGCATTATTGTGGTTAAAGGCATATTAG
- a CDS encoding nucleotide pyrophosphohydrolase, whose protein sequence is MDIEKIKNRIQKFSDDRNWGEFHNPKNLVMALNGEVGELNEIFQWLNFEESLNLPDDVLTHTKEEVADIAIYLIRICMKLDINLEDAILSKMTKNEAKYPVETSFGGNKKYSKSREDK, encoded by the coding sequence ATGGATATAGAAAAAATAAAAAATAGAATACAAAAGTTTAGCGATGATAGAAATTGGGGAGAGTTTCACAATCCAAAAAATCTAGTTATGGCATTAAATGGAGAAGTTGGAGAGTTAAATGAGATATTTCAATGGTTAAATTTTGAAGAGTCTTTAAACTTACCTGATGATGTTTTAACTCATACAAAAGAGGAAGTTGCTGATATTGCTATTTATCTTATACGAATTTGTATGAAATTAGATATAAATCTTGAAGATGCCATTTTAAGTAAAATGACAAAAAATGAAGCAAAATATCCAGTAGAAACTTCTTTTGGTGGAAATAAAAAATATAGTAAAAGTAGAGAAGATAAATAG
- the hypD gene encoding hydrogenase formation protein HypD gives MKKTLELKDLYDGFRDAKTIKAFKNLIDEELKDYDGLINIMEVCGGHTHTIMKYGLPQILNKKINFIHGPGCPVCVMPKNRIDSAYELSLQKDVILVTLGDMIKVPGSRGSLQDARAKGADVRFVYSPLDCLKIADENKNKTVIFFAIGFETTTPMTCALLEQVIKQDIKNILFHINHITVPEIMRVLITSNESKIDAFLGPAHVSVISGSKIYEEFPLKYNKPVVVSGFEPVDVIESIYMLVKQFKEKRADLELEYKRVVSFEGNLKAQELMYRYFKKVPFSFRGVGEVENSGWELKDEYSKYNAKIVFKDKLPTQEVKENKACRCPDILKGVAKPLDCKLFGTICTPTNPIGSCMVSSEGACSAYYKYGNLL, from the coding sequence ATGAAAAAAACACTTGAGCTAAAAGATTTATATGATGGCTTTCGTGATGCTAAAACCATAAAAGCCTTTAAAAATTTAATTGATGAAGAGTTAAAAGATTATGATGGGCTTATAAATATTATGGAGGTTTGTGGTGGACATACTCATACTATTATGAAATATGGGCTTCCTCAAATCTTAAATAAAAAGATAAATTTTATTCATGGTCCTGGATGTCCTGTTTGTGTTATGCCAAAAAATAGAATTGATAGTGCTTATGAACTGAGCCTTCAAAAAGATGTTATTTTAGTAACTTTGGGTGATATGATAAAAGTTCCAGGGAGCCGTGGAAGTTTACAAGATGCAAGGGCAAAAGGTGCTGATGTAAGATTTGTATACTCTCCACTTGATTGTCTAAAAATTGCTGATGAAAATAAGAATAAAACAGTTATATTTTTTGCAATAGGTTTTGAAACAACTACTCCTATGACTTGTGCTTTATTGGAGCAAGTGATTAAACAAGATATAAAAAATATACTTTTTCATATAAATCATATTACTGTTCCAGAAATTATGAGAGTTTTAATAACTAGTAATGAATCAAAAATAGATGCTTTTTTAGGACCAGCTCATGTTAGTGTGATTAGTGGAAGTAAAATATATGAAGAGTTTCCTTTAAAATATAATAAACCCGTTGTTGTAAGTGGATTTGAGCCAGTTGATGTAATAGAGTCTATTTATATGTTAGTTAAGCAGTTTAAAGAAAAAAGAGCAGATTTAGAGCTTGAGTATAAAAGAGTTGTTAGTTTTGAAGGGAATTTAAAAGCTCAAGAGCTTATGTATAGATATTTTAAAAAGGTTCCTTTTAGCTTTAGAGGAGTTGGAGAGGTAGAAAATAGTGGTTGGGAGTTAAAAGATGAATACTCAAAATATAATGCAAAAATTGTTTTTAAAGATAAATTACCAACTCAAGAGGTAAAAGAGAATAAAGCTTGTAGATGTCCTGATATTTTAAAGGGTGTTGCAAAACCTCTTGATTGTAAACTTTTTGGAACAATTTGTACTCCTACAAATCCAATAGGTTCTTGTATGGTTAGCTCTGAAGGTGCTTGTAGTGCTTACTATAAATATGGGAATTTGTTGTAG
- a CDS encoding energy-coupling factor transporter transmembrane component T — protein sequence MSLNPAVALFSALFFSLILSFSQIELFFIIPVVFLIFLNSKDILKILKKILFLNFFIVVLSIFFYFETNFIEALNLSFKINLIILFNLLLFFSSNGFDIVKGFQILRFPKKFVSSLYFSVKLIFELNLELRDIKTSLKARNFKPKTDIFTYKTYGNIFGILFLKTITKSNSLKESFILRGFKDEIFLNYNNSFKIFDFILLTLLGFTFLLKVIL from the coding sequence TTGAGCCTAAATCCTGCTGTTGCACTTTTTAGTGCACTCTTTTTTAGTTTAATTTTAAGTTTTTCACAAATTGAGTTATTTTTTATAATACCAGTAGTTTTTTTAATATTTTTAAATTCCAAAGATATATTAAAAATTCTAAAAAAAATACTATTTCTAAACTTTTTTATAGTTGTTTTATCTATATTTTTCTATTTTGAAACAAATTTTATTGAAGCACTAAACCTTTCTTTTAAGATAAATTTGATTATTTTATTTAATCTTTTACTGTTTTTCTCTTCAAATGGTTTTGATATAGTAAAAGGATTTCAAATATTAAGATTTCCAAAAAAGTTTGTCTCCTCTTTATATTTTAGTGTCAAACTAATATTTGAGTTAAATCTTGAGTTAAGAGATATAAAAACTTCTCTAAAAGCAAGAAATTTTAAACCAAAAACAGATATCTTTACCTATAAAACCTATGGAAATATTTTTGGGATACTATTTTTAAAAACTATTACAAAATCAAATAGTTTAAAAGAGAGCTTTATTTTAAGAGGTTTTAAAGATGAGATATTTTTAAACTATAATAATAGTTTTAAAATCTTTGATTTTATTTTACTAACTCTTTTAGGTTTTACATTTTTATTAAAGGTTATTTTATGA
- a CDS encoding VIT1/CCC1 transporter family protein: MDISSNKTNLKKALKQQQNEINDYTIYQSLAFYQKDENNKKIFEKIAIEEKSHYDFWVKITNQQLKAQKFVVLFYIFLVKIFGTSFALKTLEKREEGAEEFYKELFDLYPEAKKIYEQETEHEFALIDMLHDKKLVYAGAIVLGMNDALVELTGTLSGLAFAFDKSLVVGLTGLIMGIAASLSMAGSAYLEAKENPNELVKPVTYSLYTGVSYILTTAILVAPFFIFSSIFSSIILMFICAFIAIVSYNFYISVAKDLSFTKRVLQMSAITFGVAIISFLIGYLVKYYFGIEI; encoded by the coding sequence ATGGATATTTCATCAAATAAAACAAATTTAAAAAAAGCTTTAAAACAGCAACAAAATGAGATAAATGACTATACTATTTATCAATCTTTGGCTTTTTATCAAAAAGATGAGAATAACAAAAAGATATTTGAAAAAATTGCAATTGAAGAGAAAAGTCATTATGATTTTTGGGTAAAAATAACAAACCAACAACTAAAAGCTCAAAAGTTTGTTGTTCTTTTTTATATTTTTCTTGTAAAAATATTTGGTACATCTTTTGCTTTAAAAACACTAGAAAAAAGAGAAGAGGGAGCAGAAGAGTTCTATAAAGAGCTTTTTGATCTTTATCCAGAAGCAAAAAAAATATATGAACAAGAGACTGAACACGAATTTGCCTTAATAGATATGTTACATGATAAAAAGCTTGTTTATGCTGGAGCTATAGTTTTGGGAATGAATGATGCTTTAGTAGAATTAACAGGAACTTTAAGTGGTCTTGCATTTGCTTTTGATAAAAGTTTGGTAGTTGGACTTACAGGGCTTATTATGGGAATTGCTGCTTCTTTATCAATGGCTGGTTCAGCTTATCTTGAAGCAAAAGAGAATCCAAATGAATTAGTAAAACCAGTTACATATTCACTTTATACTGGAGTCTCTTATATTCTTACAACTGCTATTTTAGTTGCACCATTTTTTATATTTAGTTCTATTTTTAGCTCTATTATTTTAATGTTTATCTGTGCTTTTATAGCTATTGTTTCATATAATTTTTATATTAGTGTTGCAAAAGATTTGAGTTTTACAAAAAGAGTTTTACAAATGTCGGCAATTACTTTTGGAGTTGCTATTATCTCATTTTTGATTGGGTATTTAGTGAAATACTATTTTGGAATAGAGATATAG
- the hypE gene encoding hydrogenase expression/formation protein HypE has protein sequence MKSITLAHGNGGQENNELISKIFYKAFKNEILEKSEDASIIEDGKLAFSTDSFTVSPLFFNGANIGKLAICGTCNDLAMMGAKPKYLTCSVIIEEGFSFDELEIIVNSMKEELAKNEAIIVSGDTKVVPKGSVDKLFINTTGIGEVLYRGISSNSITQDDLILVSRDIGTHGATIYTAREGIELNSNLKSDCASLFPLVKALIDENIKITALRDATRGGLSAVLNEWAKQSNICIEVDEDSIPISDEVKGVCEMLGFEATNLANEGTFVLAINKDDAKKTIEILQRFSESKNACIIGKVTSQYPQKVVINSSFGTKRFLDTPTGELLPRIC, from the coding sequence ATGAAGAGTATAACTTTAGCACATGGAAATGGTGGACAAGAGAATAATGAACTAATATCTAAAATATTTTATAAAGCTTTCAAAAATGAGATATTAGAAAAAAGTGAAGATGCTAGTATTATTGAAGATGGAAAACTTGCTTTTAGTACAGATAGTTTTACTGTTAGTCCACTTTTTTTTAATGGTGCAAATATTGGAAAGTTAGCAATTTGTGGAACTTGTAACGATTTAGCTATGATGGGTGCAAAACCAAAATATCTTACTTGTAGTGTTATAATTGAAGAGGGATTTTCTTTTGATGAGCTTGAAATCATAGTAAACTCTATGAAAGAAGAGTTAGCTAAAAATGAAGCTATTATTGTAAGTGGTGATACAAAGGTAGTTCCTAAAGGCTCTGTTGATAAACTTTTTATAAATACCACGGGAATTGGTGAAGTGCTTTATCGTGGTATTAGCTCAAACAGTATTACTCAAGATGATTTAATTCTTGTAAGTAGGGATATAGGAACTCATGGTGCTACAATATATACAGCAAGGGAGGGAATAGAGTTAAATTCAAATTTAAAAAGTGATTGTGCCTCTTTATTTCCTCTTGTAAAAGCTTTAATTGATGAAAATATCAAAATAACAGCGCTAAGAGATGCTACAAGAGGTGGTTTAAGTGCTGTTTTAAATGAGTGGGCAAAACAATCAAATATCTGTATAGAAGTAGATGAAGATAGTATTCCAATATCTGATGAGGTAAAAGGAGTTTGTGAAATGCTTGGTTTTGAAGCAACAAATTTAGCAAATGAAGGAACATTTGTTTTGGCTATAAATAAAGATGATGCAAAAAAAACTATTGAAATTTTACAAAGATTTTCTGAATCAAAAAATGCTTGTATAATTGGAAAAGTAACTTCTCAATATCCACAAAAAGTAGTAATAAACAGCTCTTTTGGTACAAAAAGATTTTTAGATACTCCAACTGGTGAATTACTTCCTAGAATATGTTGA
- a CDS encoding HypC/HybG/HupF family hydrogenase formation chaperone produces the protein MCLSIPSKIKSIDKEMNSCIVDTMGVERSASLDLIDQEVKVGDYVLIHIGFAMNKIDEVDALESLKVYTELIEKLEEKEALEYEKNT, from the coding sequence ATGTGTCTATCAATACCATCAAAAATAAAAAGTATAGATAAAGAGATGAACTCTTGTATAGTTGATACTATGGGAGTTGAAAGAAGTGCTAGTTTAGATTTAATAGATCAAGAGGTAAAAGTTGGAGATTATGTTTTAATTCATATTGGTTTTGCTATGAATAAAATAGATGAAGTTGATGCTTTGGAGTCTTTGAAAGTCTATACAGAATTAATAGAAAAATTAGAAGAGAAAGAGGCTTTAGAGTATGAAAAAAACACTTGA